TCTGCTGTGGTAGCAATTGTTGCAGTGTCCATGCCGAGTGTTTCAGGACGAAAATCAACCTCAGGAATGGCAATGGTATCGCCACCGTCTGGTCCTGCAGATATTTCCTGATTTCCATCGGTGAGATCGCTACCTTGAGCAACATTTTGCGTGTTGAATTCCGTGTTTTGAGAGATTTCTTCAATCTCCTGATTGAGTTGCTGAAACTCACGGTCCATCATCTCCCTGTCTCTATCAGAGAGGGTGCCATTTCCTGCCTGTAGAGCAAGTTCCCGTTGGCGTTGCAGGATGTCTGTTACGCGCTCTCCCGCTCCATCAGATACGTTCATGGCGGACATAGCGTCTTGTACATTTCTTCCTGCGGTTCTAAAGCCTCGTACTCGAGAAGACAGCTGCTCTGATATGGCAAGTCCCGACGCGTCATCACTGGCTGTATTGATGCGCTGTGCCGTAGACAGACGCATGAGAGCGCTTTGTAAACTTCTCTGGTTTCTGTTAAATAGGGAATTCCCCGTTGTTCCTATTCGCATAGTA
The Chitinivibrio alkaliphilus ACht1 DNA segment above includes these coding regions:
- a CDS encoding flagellin, whose product is MRIGTTGNSLFNRNQRSLQSALMRLSTAQRINTASDDASGLAISEQLSSRVRGFRTAGRNVQDAMSAMNVSDGAGERVTDILQRQRELALQAGNGTLSDRDREMMDREFQQLNQEIEEISQNTEFNTQNVAQGSDLTDGNQEISAGPDGGDTIAIPEVDFRPETLGMDTATIATTADAQEALQSIDAALEQVSDQRSEIGSTINRFSTAISTIQTAETNTTAAESAIRDQDMARGIAQLTQEQLLSESSTQAFSLFREISSDHIMNLLQ